A stretch of Gasterosteus aculeatus chromosome 4, fGasAcu3.hap1.1, whole genome shotgun sequence DNA encodes these proteins:
- the LOC144406303 gene encoding caspase-3-like — protein MDKLHRDVQSGEDKYRYEMDYPCMGTCVIINNKNFDPKTGMSPRNGTDVDAADASRTFSKLGYKVTVANDQTADQMVGLLANVSKQDHRKSASFVCVLLSHGDEGGIYGTDGFEKLDDLTKFFKGDRCRSLVGKPKLFFIQACRGTDTDRGVTFDADSTDGQMLQSIPLEADFLYAYSTPSGYYSWRSNQNGSCFMQSLCKILHSFSGQLELMQIMTRVNYEVALHFESSSETPGYSGKKQIPCIMSMLTKDFYFPKISD, from the exons ATGGATAAGCTCCACAGAGATGTACAGAGTGGAGAGGACAAGTACCGCTACGAGATGGACTATCCCTGCATGGGAACCTGTGTGATCATCAACAATAAGAATTTCGACCCCAAAACAG GCATGAGTCCTCGCAACGGGACGGATGTGGATGCTGCTGACGCGTCCAGGACCTTCTCGAAACTGGGTTATAAGGTCACTGTGGCCAACGATCAGACCGCAGACCAGATGGTGGGCCTGCTGGCCAACG TGTCCAAGCAGGACCACAGAAAGAGTGCGTCGttcgtgtgtgtgctgctgagtCATGGGGACGAGGGTGGGATTTACGGCACCGACGGCTTCGAGAAGTTAGATGACCTGACGAAGTTCTTCAAAGGAGATCGCTGCAGGAGTCTGGTGGGGAAACCCAAACTCTTCTTCATACAG GCGTGCCGGGGGACGGACACGGACCGAGGGGTCACATTCGATGCCGACAGCACTGACGGGCAAATGTTGCAGAGCATCCCTTTGGAGGCCGACTTCTTGTACGCCTATTCCACCCCTTCAG GCTACTACTCTTGGAGGAGCAACCAGAATGGCTCGTGCTTCATGCAGTCGCTGTGCAAGATTCTGCACAGTTTCAGCGGCCAGTTGGAGCTGATGCAGATCATGACCCGGGTCAACTACGAGGTGGCGCTGCACTTTGAGTCCTCCTCTGAAACACCCGGGTACAGCGGCAAGAAGCAGATCCCATGTATCATGTCCATGCTGACCAAAGATTTCTATTTTCCTAAGATCTCCGATTGA